The proteins below are encoded in one region of Limnochorda pilosa:
- a CDS encoding ABC transporter permease encodes MNRLHPLASAAALLTLAFLYGPMLAVAVFSVNASRYGLVWRGFSWDWYRKLLHDEYILQAAGNTLVLALFSTLAATLLGTALAIGMDRFPWSRRWGSLFETILYLPVVTPDIILAAALVVAFGLLRAVSSVFEPGLLTMIIGHITFQVAFVALVVRGRLVSLEKNIEEAARDLYAGTPYLLRRVMLPLLAPGIVAGSMLAFTLSLDDFVISFFTSAPTSTTLPLFIYASTRRGIMPEIHALSTLVFFATVILVVGVERLTRR; translated from the coding sequence ATGAACCGGCTCCACCCCCTTGCCAGCGCTGCTGCTTTGTTGACCCTGGCGTTCCTGTACGGGCCCATGCTTGCGGTGGCGGTCTTTTCGGTGAACGCTTCGCGCTACGGGCTCGTATGGCGCGGCTTCTCCTGGGACTGGTACCGGAAGCTCTTGCATGACGAGTACATCCTGCAGGCTGCGGGAAACACTCTGGTGCTCGCCCTGTTCTCCACGCTGGCGGCTACGCTACTGGGTACCGCCCTCGCCATCGGAATGGATCGCTTTCCCTGGTCCCGCCGGTGGGGCAGCCTGTTCGAAACAATCCTGTATCTTCCCGTGGTGACCCCGGACATCATCCTGGCGGCCGCCCTGGTGGTGGCGTTCGGCCTGTTGCGAGCCGTTTCGTCCGTCTTCGAACCGGGTCTGCTCACCATGATCATCGGCCACATCACCTTTCAGGTGGCCTTCGTGGCATTGGTGGTGCGTGGCCGTCTGGTCTCCCTCGAAAAGAACATCGAGGAGGCTGCTCGCGATCTCTATGCGGGTACGCCTTACTTGCTGCGGAGGGTGATGCTGCCTCTTCTCGCCCCGGGGATCGTGGCCGGTTCGATGCTGGCCTTCACGCTTTCGCTGGACGACTTCGTCATCAGCTTCTTTACTTCCGCGCCCACCTCAACGACGCTGCCCCTTTTCATCTACGCATCCACCCGGCGGGGGATTATGCCAGAGATCCACGCCCTCTCGACACTGGTCTTCTTTGCCACCGTGATACTGGTCGTGGGCGTCGAGCGCCTCACGCGGCGCTAG
- a CDS encoding ABC transporter permease: MSKVMVWHGELAPHRRLVSRGLLFLLPGMLWLLAFLVFPGLVLIAVSFASRGAYGQLEWTFTLENYGRLLGFGLFGWSADYLLVLWRSVWVAFVTTLVAVVLSYPLAFFIATRPPRTRYFWLTLVIVPFWTNLVIRTYAWMLVFAPELPPARLAAALHLIPPGTALYPSAFAVYVGMVSTFLPFVVLPLYTTAERLDRSLVEAAQDLYASRVRVFTQAILPQTVPGLSVGVILSFIPAMGMFVVPDLLGGAKYLLVGNLIQQQFGPSRDWPFGAAISLGFMVLTLVALYAYRRQGRGVEIV, translated from the coding sequence ATGAGTAAGGTGATGGTCTGGCACGGGGAACTGGCCCCACACCGCCGCCTCGTCTCTCGCGGGCTTCTCTTTCTGCTTCCCGGCATGCTGTGGCTTCTGGCGTTCCTGGTGTTCCCGGGGCTCGTCCTAATTGCCGTGAGTTTCGCAAGCCGCGGAGCCTACGGGCAGCTTGAGTGGACCTTCACACTGGAGAACTACGGGAGGTTGCTGGGCTTCGGCCTCTTCGGATGGAGTGCCGACTACCTCCTGGTCTTGTGGAGAAGTGTCTGGGTCGCGTTTGTCACGACGCTGGTGGCCGTGGTGCTCTCCTATCCTCTGGCCTTCTTCATTGCCACCCGGCCGCCTCGAACCCGTTACTTCTGGTTGACCTTGGTCATCGTCCCATTCTGGACCAATCTCGTCATCCGCACCTATGCCTGGATGCTCGTCTTTGCCCCGGAACTCCCTCCGGCCAGGCTGGCTGCAGCCCTGCACCTCATCCCCCCCGGAACCGCTCTGTACCCGAGCGCCTTTGCCGTTTACGTGGGCATGGTCTCCACGTTCTTGCCCTTTGTGGTGCTCCCCCTGTACACCACGGCCGAACGGCTTGATCGGTCGTTGGTGGAGGCTGCCCAGGACCTGTACGCCTCCCGAGTACGGGTCTTCACGCAGGCCATTTTGCCGCAGACCGTTCCCGGCCTTTCGGTGGGCGTCATCCTGAGCTTCATCCCGGCCATGGGGATGTTCGTGGTGCCGGACCTGCTGGGCGGCGCGAAGTACCTGCTAGTTGGCAACCTCATTCAGCAGCAGTTCGGTCCGAGCCGCGACTGGCCGTTTGGTGCGGCGATCAGCCTTGGGTTCATGGTACTCACCCTGGTGGCCCTGTACGCGTACCGGCGGCAGGGCAGGGGGGTCGAAATCGTATGA
- a CDS encoding ABC transporter ATP-binding protein has translation MGRRNEDRMKKAPVSGLSLDDSVVPVAPDAEPGALELKPAGESAATGLTIERVSKRFGDVAALRGVDLLVRGGEFFTLLGPSGCGKTTLLRIIAGLELPDSGRILLSGKDITSLPANMRPINTVFQNYALFPHLDVYENVAFGLRSRRFPVTAIKRRVEDALAMLQLDSLAGRYPHQLSGGQQQRVALARALVNEPEILLLDEPLSSLDAKLRAILQVELRRLQRRLSATFILVTHDQDEAMAVSDRIAVMQPGIMVQVGTPQEIYERPCNRYVAEFLGAANLILATSLGDVVETQFGILELNEKPSWRQRTLAIRPERVRLGLTPPAANGVRGRLREVVYRGAFVEAFFDPGQLRVRAADLYPLQEGDEVWLELPREALVVLDE, from the coding sequence ATGGGACGACGTAACGAGGATCGAATGAAAAAGGCTCCCGTGTCCGGCCTTTCCCTGGATGACAGCGTGGTCCCGGTGGCGCCTGACGCCGAACCGGGCGCTCTTGAGCTGAAACCCGCGGGCGAGAGTGCGGCCACAGGGCTTACCATCGAACGCGTCAGCAAGCGTTTCGGCGACGTTGCCGCGCTGAGGGGAGTGGACCTGCTCGTGCGCGGGGGAGAGTTCTTCACGCTGCTCGGCCCATCAGGATGCGGCAAGACCACCCTCCTGCGCATCATCGCCGGGTTGGAGCTGCCTGATTCAGGCCGAATCCTCCTTTCGGGTAAAGATATCACGTCGCTTCCTGCCAACATGCGTCCTATCAATACGGTCTTTCAAAACTACGCCCTGTTCCCGCACCTCGATGTTTACGAAAACGTGGCCTTCGGCCTGAGATCCCGCCGCTTCCCTGTCACAGCAATCAAGCGGCGTGTCGAAGATGCCCTTGCCATGCTCCAGCTGGACTCGCTGGCGGGCCGCTATCCCCATCAGCTCTCCGGTGGTCAGCAGCAGCGGGTGGCGCTGGCTCGGGCCCTTGTCAACGAGCCGGAAATCCTGCTCCTCGACGAGCCGCTCTCGTCCCTGGACGCGAAGCTGCGCGCGATCCTTCAGGTGGAACTCCGGCGGCTCCAGCGGCGGCTCAGCGCCACGTTCATTCTCGTGACCCACGATCAGGATGAGGCGATGGCCGTCTCGGATCGCATCGCCGTCATGCAGCCTGGCATCATGGTTCAGGTAGGAACGCCTCAGGAGATCTACGAGCGTCCCTGCAACCGCTACGTGGCGGAGTTCCTGGGAGCGGCCAACCTCATTCTTGCGACGAGCCTTGGCGATGTGGTGGAGACCCAGTTCGGCATCCTGGAATTGAACGAAAAGCCCAGTTGGCGGCAGAGGACGCTCGCGATTCGCCCGGAACGAGTACGCCTTGGTCTAACGCCTCCTGCGGCGAACGGGGTGCGTGGCCGGTTACGGGAGGTCGTGTATAGGGGGGCCTTCGTCGAGGCTTTCTTCGATCCGGGCCAACTGCGCGTCCGAGCCGCCGATCTGTATCCCCTGCAGGAGGGCGACGAGGTATGGCTGGAACTTCCGCGAGAGGCTCTGGTGGTGCTCGATGAGTAA
- the gabT gene encoding 4-aminobutyrate--2-oxoglutarate transaminase → MATNSELNELRRRYVPRGVFGTVDAFMDRGHGATVEDVDGRLYIDFAGGIGVLNVGHTPDPVVRAVVDQASRYLHSCMHVMWNEPYVQVARRLAELAPGAGPKKTLLLNSGAEAVENAVKIARAATGRPAVVAFAHAFHGRTLLGMTLTAKASPYKLGFGPLAPEVYRAPFPYLYRRPPELTEEAYVDEVYRAFEERVVREIGTERVAAVILEPVLGEGGFLPTPPAFAQRVARFCREHGIVFIADEVQTGMGRTGTLLASEQLGIEPDLITLAKSLAAGLPLGAVVGRAELMDAPQVGGLGGTFAGNPVACSAALAVLDMVTAPGFLERARRLGDLARERLVAFQRENPLIGDVRGLGPMLAMELVRSPSTREPDEGATAAVLAAAHRRGLILMKAGTYNNVIRLLFPLVITDEELEEGLRILSQALARVDRQGAGTRQYASS, encoded by the coding sequence ATGGCTACCAACAGCGAGTTGAACGAGCTTCGTCGCCGCTACGTTCCCCGCGGCGTCTTCGGAACCGTCGATGCTTTCATGGACCGTGGGCACGGGGCGACCGTGGAGGACGTGGACGGGCGCCTCTACATCGACTTCGCCGGCGGGATCGGGGTGCTCAACGTCGGTCACACGCCGGACCCGGTGGTCCGAGCCGTGGTGGACCAGGCCAGCCGCTACCTTCACTCGTGTATGCACGTGATGTGGAACGAGCCGTACGTCCAGGTGGCGCGTCGCCTCGCCGAGCTGGCGCCGGGCGCGGGCCCGAAGAAGACGCTCCTGCTCAACAGCGGAGCCGAGGCGGTGGAGAACGCGGTGAAGATCGCCCGGGCAGCCACGGGGCGGCCGGCGGTGGTCGCCTTCGCCCATGCGTTCCATGGGCGGACCCTCCTGGGCATGACCCTGACCGCCAAGGCGTCGCCTTACAAGCTCGGTTTCGGCCCGCTTGCGCCCGAGGTGTACCGGGCGCCTTTCCCGTACCTGTACCGGCGCCCGCCGGAGCTCACCGAAGAGGCGTATGTGGACGAGGTGTACCGGGCCTTCGAGGAGCGAGTGGTGCGGGAGATCGGCACGGAGCGGGTGGCAGCCGTGATCCTGGAGCCTGTACTGGGGGAGGGGGGCTTCCTGCCCACACCTCCGGCCTTTGCCCAGCGCGTGGCCCGCTTCTGCCGGGAGCATGGCATCGTCTTCATCGCCGACGAGGTACAGACCGGGATGGGGCGTACGGGGACGCTGCTGGCCAGCGAGCAACTGGGCATCGAACCAGATCTGATCACCCTGGCCAAGTCTTTGGCGGCGGGGCTACCGCTGGGGGCGGTGGTAGGCCGGGCCGAGCTGATGGATGCGCCCCAGGTGGGCGGCCTGGGGGGTACCTTCGCCGGGAACCCGGTGGCCTGCAGTGCGGCGCTGGCGGTTCTCGACATGGTCACGGCGCCCGGCTTCCTGGAGCGGGCACGACGCCTGGGAGACCTGGCCCGCGAGCGGCTGGTCGCGTTCCAGCGAGAGAATCCCCTGATCGGTGACGTGCGGGGGCTCGGTCCCATGCTGGCCATGGAGCTGGTGCGCAGCCCGTCGACGCGTGAGCCGGATGAGGGGGCGACGGCTGCCGTACTGGCGGCCGCTCATCGCCGGGGGCTCATCCTGATGAAGGCAGGCACGTACAACAACGTGATCCGTCTCCTCTTCCCCCTGGTGATCACCGACGAGGAGCTGGAAGAGGGCCTCCGCATTCTGAGTCAGGCCTTGGCTAGAGTGGACCGCCAGGGCGCAGGAACCAGGCAATATGCTTCGTCATGA
- a CDS encoding PucR family transcriptional regulator: MGRLPIFREIPLVAGAAGREREMRWVHIIDIPDPLQWVRGHELLLSTGFAWFREETWLSGLVERLHDAEVAGLVLAVGRYFPAVPEPVRAAADRLGFPVFAAPFRIPFIEIIKAVQEQLLREQYESLLRMEEIHRTLTSAALYARSLDELCASVAQLLERSTAILDPEGRILAIADPAEAEQAPSDPGKPTGLRKPTRANVKAGTLPSFCTGVVHERGIEESEVVHHNGQPVIVSPIQVGRERKGYLVVLAGSGPITGLDLRAAEQGATVAALHLMREEAAVHAERRVRSSFVDALLTPRMAGSAGLAEQARLHGFDEGAQHVVGIVSEERLLGTASRVRALTSTQEFTQREHLGGVVYDWLRKHDKPPLLTYFLNLVVFVDVVHGPRMPGQGDSWQDLYLRLASGGARPVLAVGQPHPGLEGVSRSYEEAHAALLTQPLLQGVLRYEDARFLHLLARIPKTELRRWWEDLLQAILEGPHPGTHLEVIRALVEAGFDGQAAARSLFIHPNTLRYRARAIEKLLGRDLSDPETRLLLAAAQQIEAWLGTHEAVSPSEPVNRQQ; the protein is encoded by the coding sequence GTGGGACGCCTGCCCATCTTCCGCGAGATCCCGCTGGTGGCGGGGGCTGCCGGCCGGGAGAGGGAGATGCGGTGGGTGCACATCATCGATATCCCTGATCCCCTGCAGTGGGTGCGGGGCCATGAGCTGCTGCTGAGCACCGGGTTCGCCTGGTTCAGGGAAGAGACCTGGCTGAGCGGCCTTGTAGAGCGTCTTCACGATGCAGAGGTGGCGGGCCTCGTGCTCGCGGTCGGGCGCTACTTTCCGGCGGTGCCCGAACCGGTCCGGGCCGCCGCGGACCGCCTGGGTTTCCCCGTCTTCGCGGCACCCTTTCGCATCCCCTTCATCGAGATCATCAAGGCGGTTCAGGAACAGCTCCTGCGCGAGCAGTACGAGAGCCTGCTGCGTATGGAGGAGATTCACCGCACCCTCACCAGCGCGGCGCTGTACGCCCGCAGTCTGGACGAGCTGTGCGCCTCGGTGGCGCAGCTCCTGGAGCGGTCCACGGCTATTCTCGACCCCGAGGGCCGGATCCTGGCGATCGCCGATCCTGCCGAGGCGGAGCAGGCGCCTTCGGACCCGGGCAAACCCACGGGCCTCAGGAAACCCACCAGGGCGAACGTGAAAGCAGGGACGCTTCCTTCCTTCTGCACCGGGGTCGTGCACGAACGAGGGATCGAAGAATCCGAGGTCGTGCATCACAACGGCCAGCCGGTGATCGTCTCGCCCATTCAGGTGGGTAGGGAGCGCAAGGGATACTTGGTGGTCCTTGCCGGCAGCGGACCCATCACAGGGCTGGACCTGAGGGCCGCCGAGCAAGGGGCGACAGTGGCCGCCCTGCACCTGATGCGGGAGGAGGCGGCCGTTCACGCCGAGAGGCGCGTACGCTCGAGCTTCGTGGACGCGCTCCTCACGCCGCGCATGGCGGGCAGTGCTGGGTTGGCCGAGCAGGCGCGCCTTCACGGCTTCGACGAGGGGGCCCAGCACGTGGTCGGCATCGTGAGCGAGGAACGGCTGCTGGGAACCGCCTCCCGGGTTCGTGCCCTGACGTCCACGCAGGAGTTCACCCAGCGCGAGCACCTGGGCGGGGTGGTCTACGACTGGCTTCGGAAACACGACAAGCCGCCGCTCCTTACCTACTTCCTGAACCTGGTCGTCTTCGTGGACGTCGTGCACGGCCCGCGAATGCCCGGACAGGGGGATTCCTGGCAGGATCTGTACCTCCGGCTTGCGTCGGGTGGCGCCCGACCCGTTCTGGCCGTCGGCCAGCCCCACCCGGGCCTCGAGGGCGTGAGCCGCAGCTACGAGGAAGCCCACGCCGCCCTTCTCACGCAGCCTCTGCTCCAGGGTGTGCTCCGCTACGAGGACGCCCGCTTCCTCCACCTGCTGGCGCGAATCCCTAAGACCGAGCTCAGGCGGTGGTGGGAAGACCTCCTCCAGGCCATCCTCGAGGGGCCCCACCCGGGTACCCACCTGGAGGTGATTCGAGCCCTGGTGGAGGCGGGGTTCGACGGGCAAGCGGCTGCCCGGTCCCTCTTCATCCACCCCAACACCCTACGCTACCGGGCGCGTGCCATCGAGAAGCTCCTGGGGCGCGACCTCTCCGATCCCGAAACCCGCTTGCTTCTCGCTGCAGCCCAACAGATCGAGGCGTGGCTGGGGACCCACGAGGCAGTCTCACCCTCGGAACCTGTGAATCGACAACAATAG
- a CDS encoding GntR family transcriptional regulator, producing MQSGSLHDRRQGLQPRAERSTKADEAYRILRRMIVTLELAPGTVIDERYFASQFGIGRTPLREAVQRLAEQNLVVSSRHRQSQVAPVELTDIQCICELRLVLEPMAASLACERADDEDIQSVRTILDEYKKHVDAHDLKGALDVDYEFHDRLARSTRNPHLADAIDRLNAHSQRLWFLSFRQLRSLDGILEEHDSVLQALAARRPAEAAQAMRNHIESFRERIRGLLL from the coding sequence GTGCAGAGCGGATCGCTCCACGACCGCAGACAGGGCCTGCAACCCAGGGCCGAGCGGAGCACGAAGGCCGACGAAGCCTACCGGATACTGCGCCGCATGATCGTCACTCTCGAATTGGCCCCGGGGACGGTCATCGACGAGCGGTACTTCGCGTCGCAGTTCGGGATCGGCCGTACACCGTTGCGGGAGGCCGTTCAGCGCTTGGCCGAGCAGAACTTGGTCGTTTCGTCTCGGCACAGGCAATCCCAGGTAGCGCCAGTCGAGCTGACCGACATTCAGTGCATCTGTGAATTGCGGTTGGTGTTGGAGCCCATGGCCGCGAGTCTCGCCTGCGAGAGGGCAGACGACGAGGACATCCAGTCCGTCAGGACCATACTCGACGAGTACAAGAAGCACGTCGACGCCCACGACCTCAAGGGCGCCCTCGACGTCGACTACGAGTTCCACGACAGGCTGGCCCGGTCGACGCGCAACCCGCACCTGGCGGACGCGATCGACCGTCTGAACGCGCACAGCCAGCGGCTCTGGTTCCTCTCCTTCCGCCAGCTCAGGAGCCTGGATGGGATCCTCGAGGAGCACGATTCGGTCCTCCAGGCTCTGGCAGCCCGACGCCCGGCAGAAGCGGCTCAGGCCATGCGGAACCACATCGAGAGTTTCCGGGAGCGCATTCGCGGGCTGCTGCTCTAG
- a CDS encoding TRAP transporter substrate-binding protein, with the protein MRGFKVWRTVAMASALELATILVAGSVAVVAEESPITLKYVGSWSNLSLYRNFEQPFWSETASAALDDSVRFEVTTFDQMGLKGPEVFRLMEMGLFNVAAATGDYFVSDVPPIEGLDLPALAPDIETARSIAQAYEPVLDEAFQEYHNAKLLAIVPYPAQIVFSKDRINGLADLKGKKVRASGRSTADFIQAVGGIAVNLAFSEVPQALERGVVDAAVTGSLSGYSAGWGEVADYLYPLPIGGWDFVVTAMRLEDWQRLGPDRQQALAQAVKADLENPVFQAIGDETQQGINCLTNAGACGFGTPAGMTLIPIRAEDEQLARQLLTDVVLPRWAARVGRSWVDGWNETIGKVTGLVAGP; encoded by the coding sequence ATGCGCGGTTTCAAGGTTTGGCGAACGGTTGCTATGGCATCGGCGCTGGAGTTGGCAACGATCCTCGTCGCTGGCAGCGTCGCGGTCGTGGCGGAGGAGTCCCCGATCACTCTGAAGTACGTGGGTAGCTGGAGCAACCTCAGTCTCTACAGGAACTTCGAGCAGCCTTTCTGGAGCGAGACGGCCTCGGCGGCCCTCGACGACAGCGTTCGGTTCGAGGTGACCACCTTCGACCAGATGGGCCTCAAGGGGCCAGAGGTCTTTCGACTCATGGAGATGGGTCTGTTCAACGTGGCGGCGGCCACGGGCGACTACTTCGTCAGCGACGTGCCGCCCATCGAGGGACTCGACCTTCCGGCCCTGGCTCCTGACATCGAGACCGCGCGGAGCATCGCTCAGGCCTACGAGCCCGTGCTGGACGAGGCTTTCCAGGAGTACCACAACGCCAAGCTTCTGGCCATCGTGCCGTATCCTGCGCAGATCGTCTTCTCCAAGGACCGGATCAACGGCTTGGCCGATCTGAAGGGCAAGAAGGTTCGGGCCAGCGGCCGGAGCACCGCGGACTTCATCCAGGCCGTCGGGGGTATCGCCGTCAACTTGGCCTTCAGCGAGGTTCCCCAGGCGCTTGAGCGTGGCGTGGTCGACGCTGCGGTTACCGGGAGCCTCTCCGGTTACTCGGCAGGCTGGGGCGAGGTGGCGGACTACCTCTACCCTCTTCCCATCGGCGGGTGGGATTTCGTCGTGACGGCCATGCGATTGGAGGACTGGCAGCGCCTTGGCCCGGACCGGCAGCAGGCGCTCGCCCAGGCGGTCAAGGCGGACCTGGAGAATCCGGTCTTCCAGGCTATCGGCGATGAGACGCAGCAGGGCATCAACTGCCTGACCAACGCCGGAGCTTGCGGGTTCGGTACCCCGGCGGGCATGACCCTGATCCCCATTCGCGCGGAGGATGAGCAGTTGGCCCGACAGCTGCTGACCGACGTGGTCCTGCCCCGCTGGGCCGCACGGGTCGGCAGGTCGTGGGTGGACGGGTGGAACGAGACGATCGGCAAGGTGACCGGCCTGGTCGCCGGGCCGTAG
- a CDS encoding TRAP transporter small permease subunit: protein MNLWLDRTIEAARRLSRFAVWVCGVALFGTAGLIGVEVLVRKLFRISTQGATEISGYVLAACTAWALADALLAKSHVRVDLVLRRVGRRTRAFLDLVALLMLALFVAPLAHFAFRVVTLSVTRGATANTTLATPLWIPQGIWTVGIVWFLLIIVLLILRVAIAIGRGDHEAAARVAGIASLDDEE from the coding sequence GTGAACCTGTGGCTGGACCGCACGATCGAGGCCGCCCGGCGGCTGTCACGGTTTGCCGTCTGGGTGTGTGGCGTCGCGTTGTTCGGCACCGCCGGCCTGATCGGGGTCGAGGTGCTGGTGCGCAAGCTGTTTCGCATCTCGACCCAGGGAGCGACGGAGATCTCGGGCTACGTCCTGGCGGCCTGCACGGCCTGGGCGCTGGCCGACGCTCTCTTGGCCAAATCTCACGTCCGCGTCGACCTGGTTCTTCGACGAGTCGGACGGCGCACTCGGGCGTTCCTGGACCTGGTGGCACTCCTGATGCTTGCCCTCTTCGTGGCCCCGCTGGCGCATTTCGCCTTTCGAGTGGTCACGCTCTCCGTCACCCGGGGAGCCACCGCCAACACGACCCTCGCCACCCCCCTGTGGATTCCCCAGGGGATCTGGACGGTCGGCATCGTCTGGTTCCTGCTGATCATCGTGCTGCTGATCCTGCGGGTGGCCATCGCCATCGGACGCGGCGACCACGAAGCCGCGGCGCGCGTGGCGGGTATCGCGTCGCTCGATGACGAGGAGTAA